In one Oscillospiraceae bacterium genomic region, the following are encoded:
- a CDS encoding hypothetical protein (possible pseudo due to internal stop codon) produces the protein MEFDLNLLFQKSELIPVIIQHAGTGEVLMLGFTNREAAELTLSTKTAWFWSRSRQKLWNKGESSGHFLHVKRVVTDCDTDTLLYFCIPDGPTCHTGAQSCFFKVIMEEA, from the coding sequence ATGGAATTTGATTTGAATTTGCTCTTTCAAAAATCGGAGCTGATCCCCGTGATTATCCAGCACGCCGGGACGGGGGAGGTGCTGATGCTGGGCTTTACCAACCGGGAGGCGGCGGAGCTGACCCTCAGCACGAAAACCGCCTGGTTCTGGAGCCGCAGCAGGCAGAAGCTGTGGAACAAGGGGGAGAGTTCCGGCCATTTCCTGCACGTGAAGCGGGTGGTCACCGACTGCGACACCGACACCCTGCTCTACTTCTGCATCCCCGACGGCCCCACCTGCCACACCGGGGCCCAAAGCTGCTTTTTCAAAGTCATTATGGAGGAAGCTTAG
- the hisE gene encoding phosphoribosyl-ATP pyrophosphatase has translation MDDKVLKGLYQVILDRRANPQEGSYTCYLFDKGLDKILKKVGEECSETIIAAKNGVQGDTVGEISDLIYHLLVMMAQQNIPLDAVLEELERRSAKIGNLKQMHQTDRES, from the coding sequence ATGGACGACAAGGTACTCAAGGGCCTCTACCAGGTGATCCTGGACCGGCGGGCCAACCCCCAGGAGGGCTCCTACACCTGCTACCTCTTCGACAAGGGGCTGGATAAGATCCTCAAGAAGGTGGGCGAGGAGTGCAGCGAGACCATTATCGCCGCCAAAAACGGCGTGCAGGGGGACACGGTGGGGGAGATCTCCGACCTTATCTACCATCTGCTGGTGATGATGGCGCAGCAGAATATCCCCCTGGACGCGGTGCTGGAGGAGCTGGAGCGCCGCAGCGCCAAGATCGGCAACCTCAAGCAGATGCACCAGACCGACAGGGAAAGCTGA
- the rex gene encoding redox-sensing transcriptional repressor Rex — protein MKSGVTAMKKQKVSSAVIRRLPRYYRHLWDLEQAGVVRISSSALGKSMGLTASQIRQDLSCFGEFGQQGYGYNVEKLRDEVADILGMNRNHAAVIMGAGNLGRALMENFRFEHSGFRLIAAFDVDPAVVGRELSGVPVYHADRLEEYLAGHPANVGVLTVPRAAAESIADRLVAAGVRGIWNFTNIELNITHPGVMVEDVHFADSLLTLSYMISEDA, from the coding sequence TTGAAATCAGGTGTGACAGCTATGAAAAAACAAAAGGTCTCCTCCGCCGTGATCCGACGCCTGCCCAGGTACTACCGCCACCTGTGGGATCTGGAGCAGGCGGGGGTGGTGCGTATCTCCTCCAGCGCCCTGGGCAAGTCCATGGGCCTCACCGCCTCCCAGATTCGGCAGGACCTGTCCTGCTTTGGGGAGTTCGGGCAGCAGGGGTACGGCTATAACGTGGAGAAGCTGCGGGATGAGGTGGCGGACATCCTGGGCATGAACCGGAACCACGCCGCCGTCATTATGGGGGCGGGCAACCTGGGCCGGGCCCTGATGGAGAATTTCCGCTTCGAGCACAGCGGCTTCCGCCTCATCGCCGCCTTCGACGTGGACCCCGCCGTCGTGGGCCGGGAGCTGTCAGGCGTGCCGGTCTACCACGCGGACAGGCTGGAGGAGTACCTGGCCGGCCACCCGGCCAACGTGGGGGTGCTCACCGTGCCCCGGGCGGCGGCCGAGTCCATCGCCGACCGGCTGGTGGCCGCGGGCGTGCGGGGCATCTGGAATTTTACCAATATCGAGCTCAACATCACCCACCCGGGCGTGATGGTGGAGGACGTGCATTTTGCAGACAGCCTGCTTACCCTGAGCTACATGATCTCGGAGGACGCATGA
- the ydeC_2 gene encoding putative HTH-type transcriptional regulator YdeC gives MILHNCNAATNQKRQEMTRHGTALLPAACYEDDLALHPVPWHWHDELEVAVVREGSALVSAGAKQLTFSAGDGFFINAGVLHSACPAGEDGCKLHAVVFHPRLVGGSMDSVFWQRYLVPLMENKSLDLFPLHRASGEGMNAVKRIEGAWSAGENESIGYEFAMRSALSALLLDVFTHCPAQSSVLPEKDLRDNERMKLMLKYIQDNFSDEMTIDEIAKSASISKSECLRCFKSIIKTTPIQYVKNYRLQRAAELLACTDLKISGIGAACGFQEMSYFSRAFRDVWGCLPSEYRACKRAKEKGL, from the coding sequence GTGATTTTACATAACTGCAATGCCGCGACAAACCAGAAAAGGCAGGAGATGACCCGGCACGGCACGGCGCTTTTACCTGCCGCCTGCTATGAGGATGATTTAGCCCTGCACCCTGTCCCGTGGCATTGGCATGACGAATTGGAGGTGGCTGTTGTCCGGGAGGGGTCTGCCCTTGTCTCCGCGGGAGCAAAACAGCTGACCTTTTCCGCGGGGGACGGCTTCTTTATCAACGCCGGGGTTCTTCACAGCGCTTGTCCTGCGGGTGAAGATGGATGTAAACTCCATGCCGTGGTCTTTCATCCCAGATTGGTCGGCGGGAGCATGGACAGTGTCTTTTGGCAGCGGTATCTTGTTCCGTTGATGGAAAACAAGTCGTTGGATTTATTCCCCCTGCACCGCGCAAGCGGTGAGGGCATGAACGCGGTCAAGCGTATTGAAGGCGCATGGAGCGCCGGAGAAAATGAGAGTATTGGCTACGAATTTGCAATGCGCTCAGCGCTCTCCGCGCTCCTTCTCGACGTATTTACCCATTGCCCGGCCCAGAGCTCCGTTTTGCCGGAAAAAGACCTGCGGGATAATGAACGCATGAAACTGATGCTGAAGTACATTCAAGACAACTTCTCTGATGAAATGACGATAGACGAAATTGCCAAAAGCGCGTCCATCAGCAAAAGCGAGTGTCTGCGCTGTTTCAAGAGTATTATAAAGACGACGCCTATTCAGTATGTGAAGAACTACCGGCTGCAAAGGGCGGCGGAGCTATTGGCCTGCACGGATTTGAAAATATCGGGTATCGGCGCGGCCTGTGGATTCCAGGAAATGAGTTATTTTTCAAGGGCCTTTCGAGACGTGTGGGGATGCTTGCCCTCCGAATATCGAGCGTGTAAAAGGGCAAAAGAAAAAGGGCTGTGA
- a CDS encoding MFS transporter: MAHLLLAVIYLSFISLGLPDSLLGAAWPSMFGQLGVPVSYAGGISMIIAVGTIISSLQSGRLTKKLGTGKVTAISVAMTAAALLGFSASGSFWQLCLWAVPYGLGAGSVDASLNNYVALHYASRHMSWLHCMWGIGASLGPYVMGYALTGGQGWNTGYRYIAILQVILTAVLIFSLPLWNRQTEDSGGEEDKRALTLPELVKIPGVKAVMVTFFCYCAVEQTAGLWAASYLVLQKGLPAETAAGFAGMFFVGITIGRALSGFISIKLSDAQMVRLGQGIIALGVFVLFLPLDANAAPVGLVLIGLGCAPVYPSLIHATPGHFGAGNSQAIIGVQMASAYAGTCLMPPLFGLVAGHISPALFPVYLSLFLALMIAMHETLLKQVRRSRNDTHDLPYSR, from the coding sequence ATGGCGCATTTGTTATTGGCTGTAATCTATCTTTCGTTTATCAGCTTGGGCTTACCTGATTCTCTGCTGGGAGCGGCATGGCCCTCCATGTTCGGTCAGCTTGGAGTGCCCGTGTCTTATGCCGGGGGGATCTCCATGATTATCGCCGTTGGCACAATTATTTCCAGCTTGCAGAGCGGACGCTTGACAAAAAAGCTGGGGACAGGCAAGGTGACGGCGATCAGTGTGGCCATGACCGCCGCGGCGCTCCTTGGCTTCTCAGCCAGCGGCTCTTTCTGGCAGCTCTGCCTCTGGGCGGTTCCATACGGCCTGGGGGCCGGGAGCGTGGACGCTTCTCTCAATAACTACGTGGCGCTGCACTATGCCAGCCGCCACATGAGCTGGCTTCACTGCATGTGGGGCATAGGGGCGTCCCTGGGGCCCTATGTGATGGGTTACGCGCTGACCGGGGGACAGGGCTGGAATACAGGCTATCGGTACATCGCCATTCTACAGGTTATTTTGACCGCTGTTTTGATTTTCAGCTTGCCCCTTTGGAACAGGCAGACGGAGGACAGCGGCGGGGAAGAGGATAAAAGAGCCCTGACACTCCCGGAGCTTGTAAAAATTCCCGGTGTCAAGGCAGTCATGGTCACGTTCTTTTGCTATTGCGCCGTGGAACAGACTGCCGGCCTCTGGGCGGCCAGCTATCTGGTGCTTCAAAAAGGCCTGCCGGCAGAAACAGCAGCCGGCTTTGCCGGTATGTTCTTTGTCGGTATCACGATTGGCCGGGCGCTCAGCGGCTTTATCTCGATCAAGCTCAGCGACGCTCAGATGGTGCGGCTGGGACAAGGTATCATCGCATTGGGCGTTTTCGTCCTGTTCCTGCCCCTGGACGCAAATGCCGCCCCGGTGGGGCTGGTGCTGATAGGCCTGGGGTGCGCCCCGGTCTACCCCAGCCTGATTCACGCCACCCCCGGCCATTTCGGAGCCGGAAACTCCCAGGCGATTATCGGCGTTCAGATGGCAAGCGCCTATGCGGGAACCTGTCTTATGCCGCCGCTGTTTGGGTTGGTGGCCGGCCATATCAGCCCTGCCCTGTTTCCCGTCTACCTGTCTCTCTTTTTGGCCCTCATGATTGCAATGCACGAAACGCTGTTAAAACAAGTCAGGAGGTCCCGCAATGACACTCACGATTTACCTTATAGCCGATGA